One Xiphophorus maculatus strain JP 163 A chromosome 15, X_maculatus-5.0-male, whole genome shotgun sequence genomic window, CTGCGGTAGTTGGGGAGATGGAGATGTTGTCCAAACCTTTGTATCAATTGCGGTAGGCAAGTCCGTGTAGCGTTAACCGGAGATTGCAGTCCGTAACCAACAAACATACAGAGAGATTTTGGAGAAACTGGCTGCCCAAGGGTGCACACGCAGTAAAATCATCTCTGTGTCGATTACAACATGTGAGCGCTCACATCCCGCCCTCGACCCCGCCTGTGTTCACGCCCACATAGTGAGGAATACAGTCTCAATGGAGACACATCCACCTTGGCCAGAACCGAATCAGACACTCAGTCATAGAATGAGACTTGACTTGAGAAGGAGCATTTTACTGCCCACAGGGATTCCAATGTTGTATTGCCCTGTGGCTTAACACATGAGAATACAACAGTTGTATCCAATGTCCTGAATACATCAGCTGCACTCCACACCTCTTAGAATCTCTTAGAAAACCGGAATTGGACTTTCTTCACAACCCTTTCAATGCTGTGGttatttctgctgcttgtgcGTATTGTTCTATCccacttttccttccactcaactttccattaatatgttGGATGCAGCATTCTGCGAACATCCACCTTCCGTAGCTCTGATTTGTCAGTGAGAGTCTGCTGGACGACTGTCAGCAGACTTTCTTATCATTACTACACATTAATGTAATAAAAGTGTTATTTATTGGGCTTCTGTAACATTCAATtgttctgagaaactgaattttaggttttcattcTTCAACTGGTACCCTGTCATGcataagtttatgttttaaaattacatttgtgtaaaattGAACCTGAACTAGTAAATTGTTTACTATAGTACCTAAAGAGAACCCTGAAATACATTGTTAGTTActtaacatatttacatatactgGTTCCATTAAACTAAGggttttttaatgtaatataataGTGCCAGCTATGTCAGTTATCATAAATTAATTGTATTGCTTCATGTTCTCAGATTATGTTCTGATTTAGTGAAGTTTGcagttcaaataaaactttggtcattttattttactcagttTAAACTAATAAGCAGGTTGAAATCTAAAACTGGGTTCATTTAGCTGCCCTTCTCCAAAAATCCAGATTTTGGTAGTTTTCTCAGCTAGAAAATGAATGCTAAGCCTTTCATTAAAAACTTTGAACAATATTTTGATCACATGGCAAAAGAAAGTACAtttcaggaataaaaaaaagaaggatgtGAATACTTGTGGGGTTGTGTTAGTTGTTTCTTTGTGTAAGGGTGTGTGTATATTCCGAGGCAGGTCTGAATCCAGCTCTCTGGAGGACCCCGCTGCCTGAATCCTGCCTTATCATCCGACGGCCATCTGCCCTCCTCCCGGCCCTCACGCTCCTACAGGCATCTCCTGCATTATTCATactgcacacacaccccgacacacacacgcacacacagctGCCACCTCTCACACTATGTATCCCGTCTGAACGGAGATGCTTCAGTATTGTTGTCAGTCCTCGTTTGTTTTCTCCTGCCTCTGTAAAGCAGACTTTGCTGGgattccagtttgtttgttttttctttttgcacaatACCTGCATGATGGGCCAGAGCCATCAAACATCGCTCATTTGTTTGCTGCCGTTTTTCTCTTGCTCCTTGCTGTGCCTCCACAACTTgcttttttcacattctgtgctcctttttgtctgtttctctgGAGCTCCTGGACAAATATAAGGGCAAAGAGTTAATCCGTCAGCAACATTGGACAGGCTTAGCACCGTCACAGGGCAAACACAGTTGGGCAAGATTAACGGACAGAAGTATAAGGTGACATGAAAAGTGTTTGCCCTCTTACAGGTTTATTCAGGTTTTTTGGTcaaatctaaatgtttcagatcatccaAAAAAGTTTATATTAGAAAATAACAACCTGAGTAAATGTGAAGTTTAATTAATAGAGGTTATATGTATCCACAACAATCTGGAACcatgtgaaaaataatcaacCCCTACAACTGATAACTGCTGGTGTCAGATGTCAAAAAGCATCTGTGAAAACTGGCAATAGAGGGATATTGGCCCACTGTAAGATCACTTGAGTATCTGTTCACCACAGCATTTTAATAAGACTGAAGTTTAGCCTTtaactttaactaggccactccaaaatcttgcaattttatttatttttttagtcatttagaGGGGGGAGTTGCTGGTTTGCTTTGGATCGTTATCCTGCTGCATAACCAAAACGCATAGGAGATAATTCACAAAtatgatgtgaaacattttcaacacaaagaagaaaaaaaaaacctgaaatttcTTTGAGGGTGTAAATAGTGTTTTCAGGGCTGTACCAGAGAGAAACACCTCAAAACCTTGGCTAAAAGTGATGCatacattccttttttttttttttttttttactgcaggtGACGCTTCTCTGGAATATTAATCAACACCAAGCCAGTAAATAACAAGGACACaccaaaggcaaaaaaaaaaaaaaaatcacagctatttttaatgaaatattgaaatGAATCAATTTCCATACAGCCGTTTATCTCCAGTTGTGGTACATTCTGAAAATCTTACACAGCATTTTCTCGTAGGCCATGTCGGcgttttaattagattttttatttttttaactctctCTTATTTACAGCCAGATGATATTTCAcaagtttgttgcacaaacacagagagacaaTGTGAGGCAGCACCTAGAGTCTACAAGCCGAAAATGTCGGGGGGGGGGTAGGCGGAGGAGCGACCATACACGAGAGTTAAGCCGGCGTTTCTGCAGTTTGGTCGTGTGGCGAGGGAAACCTCCCGTCGTCCTGAAAGGAAGGAGAAAGTTTGAACTTCATGCAGCACTTACAGAGAATCACCCGAAAACTTGGTCGAACATGCAGTCATGGCAAAACGTGGGAAGCATGAAAATGTTtgcccagttttttttttttttatgtctgcagGTCAAAGGAGAATGTACATTATTGCACAGATACACAGCTCAACGTATTATTCTGAGAGCAACATGTAAACATAGGAAACACTGTCAAAATATGagcacataaaaacaagaacaaaacaattacattaaataaaccAGCATTggtaaaataatctaaatatattcaacaaatataaaaagaactaatataaaaatatttaaagcatatATTGGCCCTGTTGTAAACAATAGAGCAAACCTGAACTTTGTAGAGCCAAAAGGCAATATCATGCAGGAGAAAAATATTAAGAtgaagcatgaaaacaaaacaaaaagtttgcaTTTTTCATTAGTTAGTTACATCACTAAACTCCTACTTCAAGGTCTCTCCCATACAGTAACTCGTGAAGGCATTCCTGTCTTCTTTGATATTAGTCCAGCAATTCTGTAGTTTTTTCCTGCCTTGCAAAATGCAGCaagaaccttttcacattttgtcgtGTTTGTCTACAGACCTCAGTGCATGCTGTTGGGATTTAAgtgacagaacaacaaaaagtagTGCTTTAACTTTAACAAGTCAATATCTGCAATGTGTGGTGTGGATagccttgaaaaaaaaaacagtgcatctaacagcagaaatatttgtgtgtcatttaaccaaatccagctgttctacaaaggcctcagaggtttagCCAGagcattagtgaacaaacggcacgatgaagaccaaggaacacggCAAGGCAAGTCATGGAGGAAGTCGCAGAGATGTCTAAAGCGGGGTTAGGTTAGAAAACAGTATCCCGAGCTTTCAACATCTCACAGAATGAAAACATCGTGACGCAACTTCAAATCCACCAAGACCAGTAGCCAAGAGAGATAACTCTGGAGGAGGCTCAGATTTTCAAatctcaggtgggagaatctgtagATACAATTAGCCATGCAATaagagcttgagctattttgcaaagagcAATGGTCAGAAATCTCCAATCTTTAGATGTGCCAAGCTGATGGAGAAAGACTGGCAGCTTCGATGGCAGCAAAAGCTGTTTctgcaaagtttttcttttttcttttgccccAGGGACAATGAATAAAGTGCACATCTGCTGAAGCTGAAGCAACGTATCACCATTCAAACGCGCAtagcaataaaacaaagtgaaccTAATTTTGGATAGAAACGTGAATACTTTCCACCTCAAGCAGCTTTTCAGACGCCCCTGCTGCTGCACTGTGAGCATTTGTTGAGTGACAAACACACATAAACCCTAcaccttcctgctgcagatcCAAAACAACACCACAAACCAGCTGGGGCTTTTGTCTCTCTgtagctaaaaaaataataaatcaacacaacatCAGACTTAACCAGGCAATCTATGACTAAATGAAAGGAAGCCTAAAGGCATAGTTTTGTGGGCACGTACCAGCCATGCGCTTTAATTCAATATGTGAgaatttagtctttttttaaagagattgTGTAACGTGCTCTTAATGCTTGAATGCATCTTAGATATTTCTTTTAGCCAAAGCTGTGGccaaagtaaaaacacaatgtgtaaaagtataaaactgtTCATCATTTTGCTAATGATTTGTCAGCAATAAAGAGCCAGacttttttctgtcatctttcaACGTGGTCTCCATCATTATTTCTTCAAATGATGAAGAAATAATgaaagacttttaaaatgtgctttagaTTTATGCAGCTTTTCTCTGGTTTTCAAAGATTCGGGTGAGAAAATTGGAACaaactgtatgttttttgttgttgttgtttttaagattttctttggCACCAGAGGCCTTTATTGACAGTCACCAGACAACAAGTGGGCAGACTGAGAAAGgcaaagacatgcagcaaaagtcctaaaataagtaaaaataagtttaataaattttaagCCTGTGTGTAAATCCTgaacattgtttgttttatgcctTAATGAAGCATAGCACAAAGTTAAGTGGCTTAGCAACCTTTGAAAGGAAACTGATTTGTCAGGCATTGATCGAaaccactttgaaaaataataagtcAGTCTGGCTCTTTGGAAACAAGATGTACAGAAGCGATAGATGGCATTTGCACAGATTTTAAATTCCTATGTTGGATACATTCTACACTTCTAGATGTGACTGCAGGTATTACTTCGATCCATGTAGCGAAAGCAGATGGGACACAGGACAGAAGTTTTCAGGGGTCTTCTTGCTGATCGAGGACCACCATAAACTGGACTTTAAAGGAGAAACACtaacaatatttacattatatAACAAAGGACATAAGTTTCGGTTTTCAGATTATCTACACACTTTATATGCATAATATAATTCCGTATCCTATCCATTAATTTACTTTGATTCCTAGAAATATTTACACTGAACGGCTTGGATTCAGTCTGGCGTAGCTGCAGGTGTTGACGTAACTTCACCGAGAGGCGTTCAAGGACCAGTCAGTGGAAAATCCGCACGCGGCTGAATGGTGGCGCACGTTGCTACGAGGAAAAACAGTGGGCGCGCGCACATGTAGCTGCCATGATCACCAAGATGCCAAGTATGTAAAAGGGTTTTGCCTGCCGACGACGTGGAGAACCTGGAGGAGTCTATCAGCAGCAGCCGCGTCATTTACTCCTTTTAACTTTGCAacctgttgctttttttgttggcTACTTTCTTCCTCCACTGGAGATTTGCAGGGACACCTCTTTCTGCTCTGTATATCTGTACCAACACAAGGAATCTTCAGCTATTAAATGTTCAAAGAGGTAGGTGAGCTCTAGCTCCCCCCTGTGGGTGTGCGTATCTATGGGTGTGTGTCGTGTTTTGTCAACACTTGAGCTGGTCTATTTCAGAGCACTCGGTGTCCATGTCGGAGTCGTAGAGAGAGTGGCCCGTGGGGTCGCTGACGGGCGATGGGGGCTCCTGTGGAGTGGGAGTGTGCGAAAGGTGGGAGAGGTGGGAAAGCGGAGAAGTGTGCGAGTAAATCGTCTCCTGGGAAGTGTCTGTGCGAGAGTAGAGGCCCAGGTCTGGGAGCTTGGATGGCGTGTCACTGAGCTCAGTGGCCAGGTCGTAGCGGAAGTCCTCCAGGTCCACGAACCACTCGGGCCAGAAGCGCCGGCGGATGCGCTCACAGTACATGGCCAGGTTGATGAGCTCGCCTGCGAGGGACAAAGAGCTCAGTGAGACGAgaaaaatcaatcactgatttaCAGCTTTTCCTCCGGAACAGCTTGAGGGAAAACTGCATTTGTTTGACCGGTCTTACAAGCGTTGTAAGGCTTTAAAGAGCATAATGCAGAGAAAttatttcaagacatttttatcttttaaggCAAATCATATTGAAACAAATCTCACACAGCTACCGCAATGTTTCACTCTGCTCAAGTTTGATTTAATCAGACTGTAAAAGATTCTACTATCAAGTTTTAagagattttagattttagccTGCGTGCTctcttcagaagaaaaaaacttcagtttCGCAATCTTAGCGCTCAGTCTATATGAGTGGAGAATTTAAAAGGCTGCTGTGACGtgtagaaaacaaacagcagtttGCCATAAGTACCTGCTGCACCTCTGACTTTGCTGTCACCGGTTTCTGTCTTGTCTTTTCATTTCGGAGGAAATTACTCCAGCAACTAGATTGTTTCACCACTTCCATTTACATTTTTGCCCTGCATTACATTGGATTTTGTTGTTGGCGATACGCGCAGATGCAGCAGCTGGTAACTCTGATACGATGTTTGTTGAGGACATGCTGTTTGCCCTCTCGATGCTGCCGTTACAAAACAAGAAGCAGAACAAACACACTGATAACATCCTTCTTCTATGGGCTGTGAAACCACTGAACAGTAACGCAAATGCACAAGCAACTTCTTACTGAAGCACTTTATGCCACTTTATTACCACTTATTGTGCTATTTAAggagcatttatttattatcactGCTTATACGGTTTTAAGATCTGAAATGTgccgtttttctttttattgttgtgacTGCACTTCTAATTTTGTTGTCCAATTGTGCAGTGTTAGTCACATTTAGTCATTAGTTTACTCaagagaagatttttttttgcatttagtaAGAAACATatgcatttcttcttcttgcaaCCTCACCTTTGATGAGCTGCTCCGGTCGGGATCCTGGTAGAGTCCACATGGCCGGAGCCAGGTGGCCAAACACTGTAGCATCTATTGCTGAAAGCTTGGAGCCCATGATGTACTTCTTATCACCTAAGTGGGTCaaacataagaaaatatgtCACCAccaaattaacaataaaatgcaGAGAGGCTTTAGATCATTGCCATTTGGGTTTATATGTGGATAAGCAGCTGTGGTGATGCTCAGCAGATGTTATATCTGACAGGGACTCCAAATCACATCCAAACAAACACACTGATTGAACATCAGACcacaaacaagacaaacaaaaaaaagaaaatgccacTAGAGGTCAGTGTTGAGCTGTTTGAGTTACCATCTCAATTACCTTGTTGCACAATGAACCgaatgcttttaaaataagttagATCTGAGATGTAAAGTCTGTTAATAGAAACCATCTGATAATCAAAATGTTACCTAGCAAGGTGGCCAAGGTTCGCATGTCCTTCTCCATGAGGCTGTAGACCTCCTCCTTAGAGAACCGTCCAATCCCGTGGCCGTACATTTCCCTCTTAACGATCCCGCCAGTCAGGTGACTCAGGATCCACTTGAGCAGGTCGCTCAATGGTCCGCTCACCGACAGCATCTTCTGAGTCTCCTCCAGGTTGTCCACCCACTGGCAGTAAGCCATAGTCCTGGGACACAAACAGGCGCCTTTGTTCAGCAACGAGAAAACATTTAAGGTCATTCTGTCTTTGGGGCAAAGACTAAACGAGCATCTAGTTCTTTGGACATTTTACCACTTTCTGACCAGAAACGTCGTGGCATTTCATTAAGACTTCATGTGCCAAGCAATGCCCCTCGGAGCAGTAAAGtgtcaaaacatgaaaacttctACTGGAATGACTACTGTTGAGATCCATTCTCACCAGTAAAAGTGTTCTTCCACCATTTTGGTGATGGCGCGAGACAAGGCCCTCTCGTGCGGCGTCAGGCTCTTGTTCAGGCTCACGCCCAGCCTCTCCTCCAGAAACTCGACGATGAACTCGGTGCCGTAGACCTGCTCCTGGTTGTACTCGATCCACGGCATCTTTCCCTGCGGCGACAGCCTCCCGTCAAAGTAGTTCTGGAGGAGATCCGACGCGATTCAGGGAGATTAGAAAGTTGACAGAGCAGACAAGGGTGGAGGGCAGGTGGTAACAGTCAAAGCAGAAATAGTTAGCCCTAGTTCAAGAAGGAGAGCTCTGATTTTTTTAACATCGTTCTtgttttatgattattatttttactgatCACACCTGGTAGGGCAGGTCGGCCATACGGAGGTAGGTCTCCAGTTTAAGGCAGAAGGG contains:
- the LOC102219415 gene encoding failed axon connections homolog, yielding MYWRVVGFAWTGSCVVDLGRNRSFDEQLSLYGYIVAHPLQDHGGMMSALGSDSWWRKTLYVTGGALLAAAAYLLHELLTIRKEEELDSKDAIILHQFSRPKSGAPSLSPFCLKLETYLRMADLPYQNYFDGRLSPQGKMPWIEYNQEQVYGTEFIVEFLEERLGVSLNKSLTPHERALSRAITKMVEEHFYWTMAYCQWVDNLEETQKMLSVSGPLSDLLKWILSHLTGGIVKREMYGHGIGRFSKEEVYSLMEKDMRTLATLLGDKKYIMGSKLSAIDATVFGHLAPAMWTLPGSRPEQLIKGELINLAMYCERIRRRFWPEWFVDLEDFRYDLATELSDTPSKLPDLGLYSRTDTSQETIYSHTSPLSHLSHLSHTPTPQEPPSPVSDPTGHSLYDSDMDTECSEIDQLKC